The genomic window GGAGGCGAAGGGGCCGTCTGAGACGCGCACCGTCTCGCCGATCTCGAAGGAGACCGTGTGCTTGGGGCGGTCCACGCCCTCCTGCACCTGCCCCTTGATGCGCTCGGCCTCCGCATCCGGGATCGGCACCGGCTTGGCCTTGTCGGCGCCGAGGAAGCCGGTCACCTTCGGGGTGTTCTTGATGAGGTGGTAGACCTCGTCCGTCAGGTCGCACTTCACCAGCACGTAACCGGGGAAGAATTTCCGCTCGGCATCGACCTTGCGGCCTCGCCGGACCTCGGTGACCTTCTCGGTCGGCACCATGACCTCGTCGAACAGCTCGGTCAGCCCGCGCTGGGCCGCCTGGTCCTTGATGGACTGGGCGACCTTGTTCTCGAAGTTCGAGTAGGCGTGGACGATGTACCAGCGCTTCGACACGGGTCTTCTCAACTCCTCGGCGTTCTCGAAGAACGCCCGCGATGATTCAGGCGCCGATCCCGAGGATCAGGCTGACGGCGAAGCGCAGCACCTGATCGACGGCGACGAAGAACAGGCTCGCCACCACCACCATGATGAACACCATCACGGTGGTGATCGTGGTCTCCTTGCGGGTCGGCCACGTGACCTTGCGGGCCTCGTCGCGCACCTCGCCCAGGAACTCCGCCGGGCCCACGCGCTTCGGCGCGGGACGGGCCGGCGGGGTCGCGCGCTGGGGCGCTGCGGGCGCCGCGCCGCGATGGGGTCCGCGCGCCGCGTCGGCTTTCTTGGTCGCTTCGTTCGATGCCATGGCGCAACTGAAACCGGACAGGGTTCCGGGAACCGCCGATCGCGGTGCGGGGACGGAAACGTCCCGCACCGACGGCCTCTGAGGATCTCGGAATGCGCCCGCTCTAGCGCAAGTGATCCGGCTTGTCGATGGGTTCGGAAGGGCTGCCGCTCGCGGGCGGTTCGCGGGCGCCGTGGCAGGAGTGGAGGGAC from Methylorubrum populi includes these protein-coding regions:
- the nusG gene encoding transcription termination/antitermination protein NusG codes for the protein MSKRWYIVHAYSNFENKVAQSIKDQAAQRGLTELFDEVMVPTEKVTEVRRGRKVDAERKFFPGYVLVKCDLTDEVYHLIKNTPKVTGFLGADKAKPVPIPDAEAERIKGQVQEGVDRPKHTVSFEIGETVRVSDGPFASFNGTVEEIDEARSRLKVAVSIFGRATPVELEYGQVEKA
- the secE gene encoding preprotein translocase subunit SecE codes for the protein MASNEATKKADAARGPHRGAAPAAPQRATPPARPAPKRVGPAEFLGEVRDEARKVTWPTRKETTITTVMVFIMVVVASLFFVAVDQVLRFAVSLILGIGA